In a genomic window of Solidesulfovibrio fructosivorans JJ]:
- a CDS encoding ATP-binding protein — MREIIVLSGKGGAGKTSVTAAFAALARKKVVCDLDVDAPDLHILLDPSDEAKEPFISGNLAVIDRDLCDGCGICKETCRFDAVIAGPDGKCRIEESRCEGCKACVVLCPRQAIAFPPRTCGFSAIAATRFGPLVHARLDPGAENSGRLVMLLKQKARKLAEMEGLDLILCDGAPGIACPVISALSGATMTVLVTEPTPSGTHDLKRVADLCAHFKLPAGVIINKADLNPDEAARIEDYCIQNGLTLLGHLPHHPDVTRAMVARKTLPEYGGPLVDDIRRLWDATIALADTCAKGK; from the coding sequence ATGCGTGAAATCATTGTCCTAAGCGGCAAGGGCGGAGCCGGCAAAACCTCGGTCACGGCCGCGTTCGCCGCCCTGGCGCGCAAAAAGGTCGTCTGCGACCTCGACGTCGACGCCCCGGACCTGCACATCCTGCTCGATCCGTCCGACGAGGCAAAGGAGCCGTTCATCTCGGGCAACCTCGCCGTCATCGACCGGGACCTCTGCGACGGCTGCGGCATCTGCAAGGAAACCTGCCGCTTCGACGCCGTCATCGCCGGCCCGGACGGCAAATGCCGCATCGAGGAAAGCCGCTGTGAAGGCTGTAAGGCCTGCGTGGTGCTGTGCCCCCGGCAGGCCATCGCCTTTCCGCCGCGCACCTGCGGCTTTTCCGCCATCGCCGCCACCCGCTTCGGGCCGCTGGTCCACGCGAGGCTCGACCCCGGCGCGGAAAACTCCGGCCGACTGGTCATGCTGCTCAAGCAAAAAGCCCGCAAGCTGGCGGAAATGGAAGGCCTCGACCTGATCCTGTGCGACGGCGCGCCCGGCATCGCCTGCCCGGTCATAAGCGCCCTGTCCGGCGCGACAATGACCGTGCTCGTCACCGAGCCCACGCCCTCCGGCACCCACGACCTCAAGCGCGTGGCCGACCTGTGCGCCCACTTCAAACTGCCGGCCGGGGTCATCATCAACAAGGCCGACCTCAATCCCGACGAGGCGGCCCGCATCGAGGACTATTGCATCCAAAACGGGCTGACCCTGCTCGGCCATCTGCCCCATCACCCGGATGTGACCCGGGCCATGGTGGCCAGAAAAACTTTGCCCGAATACGGAGGCCCCCTGGTCGACGACATCCGCCGCC